The genomic region AGAGATGATCAAAGAAGTCCTTGATGTCATGATGGATTTGGCAAAGAGCGGCATGACGATGCTGCTGGTAACCCATGAAATGGGATTTGCAAAGGCTGCAGCTACAAAAGTCATATTCATGGATGAAGGACAGATTTTGGAAAGGGGCACACCTGAAAAAATCTTCAACAATCCGGACAATGAACGGACACAGTCTTTTCTCGACCATATCCTTTGATTGCCTGCCAATATCGTCAATGATGAATTTTCCCAACATTTTTTAGTTTTTGCCCGGTTTTTACCATTGATGCATTGCATCGCATTAGGCTGGTGCATACACTTTGAGAGCAAGGAGTGCACAGATGGAGAAGAATAGGCAGAGCTGGCTGGAAAAACATATCACACTTCCAGTGTTGGTACATCCTGAGGCCGAAGGGGAAAATTTCGTCACGCATGCCATCGGCATTGCACTGTCCATATTTGCTACGATTTATCTCCTTGTCAATTTCAGCAATGTAGAAACCACAACATTGAAAGTCGGTTTGTTGGTGTATTGTTTCTCGATGATACTACTCTATACGGCATCTGCCTTGTATCACAAGCTTCCGGTATCCGATGCTAAACGTTTCTGCAGGATCTTAGATCACAGCAATATCTATTTCCTGATCGCCGGCACTTACACTGCGGTACTACTTTCTATCGGAAATCCGATGATGGTAAAGCTTACCCTGTTCGTCTGGTTCATTGCGCTGGCCGGTGTCGCTTTCACCTTGATCTTTTGGGGACGGCTCAAGCCTTTGCATGTAGTCCTTTATTTGACCATGGGTTGGATAATTGTGTTCTTTTGGAATGATATCGTGCCGAATCTCAAACCAGGCTTGTTCCGCTACATACTTGCCGGAGGTATCACGTATACCATCGGAGTGATTTTCTACGCTTTCAAGAAAATTCCACATGGTCACGCAATCTGGCATTTGTTCGTACTTGCCGGAAGCATTTTATTCTACGTAGGATTTGCCATCTACTGCTTCTAGGACTAATGGGACCGTGGTATTTTGTTTCTGAGTTTACTCAGATTGTCACAAGGAATTTTTTCTACTATACTGGCGCTCATGCCTGCTGAACAAAACAAATATAACCTTGAATTTTTGAAAAAGGTATTGCCTTTTGCTCTCCCGATCATTCTGCAAAATCTATTGATCAACGGAGTTTCATTCGTCGATACCACTATGATCGGACAGCTGGGTGGAAAAGCTGTAGCCGCAGTAGGTATGGCAACTCAAGTCTCATTCATCGTAACATTGTTCTTTTTTGGACTTTCCAGTGGATGTTCCATTTTTGTAAGCCAGTATTGGGGAGCGGGAAACAAACATGGCATAAAACAAGTAATCGCTTTCTCCTTACTTATTTCTCTGATCGTATCCATTCCTACAGCGCTTCTTTCAAGCAGTTTTGCGCCGAAAGTCATGGGTATCTTTACCGATGATACCCAAGTCATCACCTATGGTTGCGATTATCTTCGGATGGTTGCTCCAAGTTATATCTGTATGGGTATCAGCCTTGTGCTGTCATTGGGTCTACGTTCAATCGGAAAACCTACCTTACCCCTAGTGGTTTCCGCAATTGCCCTTGCTACTGATATCCTTGGCAATTACCTGCTTATCTTTGGCATAGGTCCATTTCCGGAACTTGGTGTCAAGGGTGCTGCATTGGCTACTACCATCAGCAAAGTCATTGAACTGTCAGCCTTTGTCTGTTATCTATTGTTGCACAAGGACAGTCCCTTATGGATTGACTCACCACACTACTGGATTGTTCCCAGGGACTTTGCACACAAGACCTTTGTCCGGATACTTCCTGTCATTGCAAACGAAACTTTGTGGGCCTTGGGTTTTTCAATGTATAAAGTCGCCTTTTCAAGGCTCGGCGTAGAAGTAATGAGCGCAGTGCCGATCATTGATGGCATCTTTAATCTCTGCACGGTTGCCATCTTTGGCCTTGCAAATGCTACGGCAATCCTGGTAGGTCAGCAAATAGGCAGGAAAGAGCCGCAAAAGGCTTCCGATTATGCGCATGCGGCAATTATTTTCAGCCTGTTGTTGGGGTGTATCATAGGAGGGCTGAATGCTCTGGCTCCCTACCCTCTGTTACCGTTTTTCAAAGTCAGTGATATGGTCAGACAACTGGTCTATGAATCCTGCATAGCTGTTGCATTCAGAATGCCTCTTACGGCTATGGATGCAACTATCATCATAGGAATACTCAGAAGCGGTGGCGATACAACCAAGTCAATGTTGTATGATGTAGGCACTGTCTGGCTTTTCGGAGTACCGATAGCCTTCCTCGGTGCAACGGTGTTTTCCTTGGAGCTTCCGATTCTCTATGCATTGCTCTCATTGGAGGAAATAGCAAAATCCATACTGGGATTGAGAAGAATGAAATCAGAAAAATGGATACATGATCTTTCGACAACATAGAATAACTACAATTACTGGCTTTTGCAAAACACAGGATTCTGTTAGACTACAGAATTAACGGAAATCTAACACAATGTTTGCCATTGTTTTATAAAAAGATGAAAACATGGGGTTGGAAACTGTCCTGGACAATAAAGAATAGAGGACAGGTCGAAGGAGAAGCTTGGATGAAATATGCTTGTCACAAGATACTTGCCAAGAGACTTTGCAAGGATCAACTATCGGTCTGCAGTCGTTTTCAAAAAGTTGCTTTTTCTTTAGGTTGTGTCGAACCTGATTTTAACCCCGGGACATTCCTGAGAGGTTCTCTTACGACTAAGTGGCTTGGAGGCCATAACTTCGTAACTGCGAGGACCGTCATTTCCAAATTGGCGGGAAACTTAGATCAAAGTGTTCCTTCAAGTGTCTTTGATTTCTACAAGCTAGGCAAACTGATTCACTATTTGGTTGATTCTTTCACCTATCCTCACAATGGTTGGTTTACGGGAACGATCAGGGAGCATATGGCGTATGAAAAGGTACTGAAAAAACAGTTTCAGAATCTCATGGAGCATATAACTCCGCCTGCTTATACTGATTTCTGCGGTTCTTTTTCCAAGTGGATCCAAGAGTACCATGAATCCTACAGCAATGGTGATGCGTCAATGGAAAGGGACGTTTCTTTCTCTCTTACTACTTCTTCCTACATCCTTGGGCAATGCAGGAAAATGATGGAAGCTAGCCAACAAGGTATAACGAGCTAATGAAACAGGTAGCAGAGTACAACGCCATCAGTTCATTGGCTTCCATATGTAGGACTCCTACCATTCTTTCAAAATAGTCAAATTGACAAATAGATAATCAAAAAGAACGGATAGCACGAATGTGTGCACCAGAGGTTTTATTAATATTATAAATATGATTAGTTTCCATATAATCACTACTAGCGGCAAATTTATCATATTCTGAAGAACTCCAATAATAGCATGTTCCATCAGATACAAATTCTCCACCTAATCCTTGGGTATATAACTGATGCCAAATTAGCAACAGCTCTCCTCTGCTCGGCAAAAACCAATCATTATAACCATTATAAACTTTTTCAGAACAAACCTTTGCCGCATAATCTGTACAGTTCTGATATGGCTCTTGGTCTCCAAACATTGACACAATCCTTTCCGTATTTGATTCTCCAGAGCCAACTGAAGTCTCTGTACCATTAATATATGTTCCGTAACCACCCCAACGAAAAATTCCGTCTTCATCTGCAGGAGCTGCTTCTAGATACCGCCAGCCATCTGAATAAGAACCCTTATCGTAAAACACACAACCTCCTGCAGGACCTGTTTCACCTACAGTATACGTTATTTTTAAGGTATAAGTTCCACTTGTTCCAATTGATGAATCTGTCATGCCACTCTTCACAGCCATGGCCTTTACCGTTGTTGTAGCACTGAGGGTAATGCTTCCTCCCGATGTAATATGGCTGCTGCTGGTTGTCGGTGTCGTACCGTCCGTCGTATAGTAGATGGTTGCACCACTGGTACTCGTCATCGTCACTGTCTGGGTACTGGTAAAGGTCGTCCCACCTGCAGGACTGAAGGTCGGTGTCGCAACAGCAGAAACCGTGACGACTTGGCTGGCTCCCTCTGAATCCAGCAGGTCAGCCTTCACGGCAACTGCCTCTACCGTCTTGCTCTCTGCCAAGGTGAACGGAGCCGTATAGCTCTCTCTCGTACTGCTGGTGGCAGGGTCAGTCCCATCTGTCGTGTAGTAGATTGCCGCTTCTGCTGTATCGGTTGCCATGGTCACCTGCTTGCCGCCGGTAACATCACCTGTGCTTATCGTAGGCTGTGCTGCCTTGGTAAAGTCAGCGTCCTCGAAGCTTATCGTCCCGCTCGACTCCAGCCCCGTGAACACGTTCACCATGTCCATCCCTGAGAAAGTGAGCTGTGTACCGGAAGGATTGGTAAACCTCACCCCTACCATGTAGTCGCCTGCAGCGGCACTGCCACTCACCGTCGCACTGCCCCCGCTTGCTGTCCCTTCATACCAGCTGTCCCCAAGGCTTGCCTCAACCTTGGTAAAGGTTGATGAAAGGTCTTCCGGCCAGCTTATCCCTATGCTATAGGTCCCGGTGTCACTTGTAAGGTAATGCAGGGTGAAGCTGATGGAACTCGTGGCCCCGGACTTCACCTCGGCATCCGCATCGGCCTGTTCGGTGATCACCGTCCCGTCGCTGTTCATCCCTTCCACATGGAAGTCCCAGGTGCCTACGGGAATGCTGGAGACCGTATTTTTTTCACCGAGGACCAAGGTCTGCTTGGAAAGCGTCTTGCTGCTGTTTGTCTCTTCCCCCCAGAAGGACACCTGGGTGACCTTGGCACTGCTTCCGGGAGTTATTGACTTGGAGGTACCTTCGTCTAAGCCAAACTGCAGTTCACCGTAGGGATCAGGTTCCTGACAGCCTGCCAACACTAGAAAGACAACAGACAGAACGAACAATAATCTATATGGATGTATACCCGATTCCAATTTCTTGGTTATGGGCATGATGACCCCTTTCTGACTGCAGATAAAATATTCCTGCGCTATCCACAAGGCTGCAGGGTATTGCAGAAAACCAAACCTTGTTTTGTTAGCTCTGATTATGTCATAGCTTTCATTATTTACAATAGACAACTATCATAAAGTGTAAGAAAAATCACACCTTTATGATAAATTCCAAACTTGCTTATTCCCATTATTTTGCTTATAGAAATATGAAAATACATGGATATATTCTCGAATTTTCCAAATTAACAGGGTGAATCTACACATAAACCATTTCTATATACACAGCACATAGAATGACACAGGTGCAGTGACATAACATTGTACATCTCACGTCGCATGGTACCCATGTAAAATCCATATACTTAGTCAGTAGTAAAACAGTATTATGAAACCCATGGGGAGAGACAAAACGACACTCAGGTTATTTGATTTCATTGTTTTATTTATTATCAGAAATATAAATAATCCTAATAAACGCTGTGTGGTTCAGGGGGAGAACCACACAGTCACATGATCTTTGCATTTTTTTTCTGCCTTTACCATGCACTAGTAAAATATGTCACAACCTTATCGCCTTGGCAATAGACACTTATCCCAAAATGTAAGTAAATTCATATATTATATTCTTGCACTAAAATTCTACGACTGTTTTACTCACCATCCAAAACAAAACGGAAATGTAGATATTCATCCAGTAACTAAAGTCACAAGACTACCCATAGACATTCTTTCCTGTATGACTAGACTTAGAAAGAAGGTACATGACGTATGAACATACTTATCGTTCCGATGGTAGCGACAGCAGGAACTTCAGGCCCTGCGTCGCGGGCTAGGTTATTTGCAGAAGCTTTCCAAAGGAAAGGAATGAACGTAGCTATCTGTACTGATGAAAAAGACAACTTCAACTTGCCAGGAATAAAGCGACACAGCTTTTCCGATCCCGTACCACTGGGATTGCCAGAGCTACTTGGCAGACACATTTATGCCATGGCAGACAGATTGGGTGTCATCGGCAAGAAATCCGTACACAGTTTCGAAGAAGCCCTTCACCTCACAGGTACAGCGTCCTATGCTTATCTGAAACATAGCATCATTGAAATCCAGCAAGCCATCAAAGACTTTGCTACAGATGTCCTCTATGCAGAGTTCAGTATACCGGCACTTATTGCAGCAAAAGCAGAAGGCAAACCAGCGATAGCTTCTTTCAGTTTTTCGACCCAACCTTCATATGCAAGCACGCCACGCTACGCAAAGGATGTCAACAGAGTACTGGCAGAATTGAAACTCCATCCCGTTTCTTCAACACTGGATCTCTTTCTTTCTGCAACAATGAGGATTATTCCCACCAGCCAGGAACTGGAACCAATGGATATCCCAAATACGTATTTCGTAGGCTCCTTGAAACAGGAAGTACACCCCGCAGCAAAGAAGAGAAACTGTATACTTGTCTATATGGACAATGGCGCCATTGCACAGCGTAAGCTACTGCAGACCATTGAAAAAGCTTTTGCAAATTCATCTCTTGAAGTATATGTTGCAGGCATAGCTACTGCCCCAATGACAGCCATGAACATACATATTGCTCAGAAGTTTGATTTTGCGAACCTGTTGCCAAGGACTGCGGTTTTTATCAACCATGGAGGACAGAACAGCATAATCGACGGTCTGCTCAACTCCGTACCTCAGCTAGTCTGCCCAGGAAAAGTCTTCGAACGGAAATACAATGCGCAGAGTATTGCAAAATATGGGGCAGGAATTTTCTTGGATCTGAAGCATTTCAGATCATCCGAAGTAGCAAGTGCAACAAAACGTCTCCTTGATGATGATTCTTATCGTAAGCATGCAAAAGCCCTTGCCAATTCATTGCTTGCATTAGGTGGAGCAAATACAGCAGCAACATACATCAGTAACAGATTTTCACCCTGATGCATGTTGCGCTATCGTACGGCAACCTCTAGTTGCTGTACTGTTTTCGAACTGTAAACCTCTGGATCTTACGGGTACTGGTCATTGCAAGTTCTTCCTTGGCAATTACAATTTTCTCTATCTTCTTGAAACTAGGCAAATCCTTGTTGACGGTAGCCACATAGCGTTTGATCTTGCTTTCACATTCCTCGGGATCTCCCTTTCTTAAGACTTCCGACGGATAGACAATGGCCTTGATACCTTCAGCCTTCGTCTTTTCATTCTTTACATACGGAATGATACAGATCTGTTCAATATCATCGAACAACTGGAACTTGTCCTCTATCTCTTCAGGAAATACATTCTTGCCACCTTCCGTGACAATGATATTCTTTGCTCTTCCTGTCAGATAAAGATATCCTTTCTTGTCTATATGTCCGACATCACCGGTATTGAGCCATCCATCCTCTGTCAGGATTTCTCTGGTAGCTTCCTCGTTCTTGTAATACCCTTTCATCACGCAGGAACCTTTGAGGTAGATCAGACCATTGCCGTTTTCATCAGGATCGACGATCTTCTGTTCTATGCCGGCACAGACCTTGCCGACAGAGGTTTCAACATAGGCATAGATTGGATTCAGATGAGTAATCGGACTGGTTTCAGTCAGGCCATACCCCTGTACAAAATCTATGCCCAATTCATTGAACATCTTGAATGTCGAAGAAGGAAGCGGTCCTCCTCCACAGATACAGATCCTGTTCGTATCCAGCGAAAGATGTGCCAATAGTCCATTGAACATCGGATGTCCTATGTTCTTTCCTGTCAGCTTCTTTACAAAACCAGAAAGCCCCATACCCATTCGGATGAAAACATAGCCGATCTTGCTCTCCTTCTTTACGCCTTCGAGCAAACCTGAAAGCATCTTGTTGAAAAGCATGGGTACGCCCAGGAACATAGTCACTTTTCCCTGCTTGAGTTCCTTCAGTACCTGGCTTATGACAAGCCGTTTTCCCATGACGGCCTCAGCTCCGACACTGAGGGCTTCGATCATAACAGACTGCATTGTATAAGCATGATGGATAGGAAGAATAGCATAGAACACGTCAGTAGGAAACAATTCCATGTTTGACTGTGCCTGATAACAGTCACTGACCAAGTTTTCATTGGTAAGCATCACGCCACGAGGAGTTCCTGTCGTCCCGCTGGTAAACAGAATTGCCGCCATATCATCAGAAACTACTTTCGGCACATTTTCTGACAGCTCAGTTCCCTCCAATACATCCAAGACATACGTATAAGAGGCACTTCCCTTTTCCAAGCAAAGTTTTTCATCCAGCTCAAGCTGTCCGTCCTTTTCCAGATGCTTAAGTTTATCCAGATCAGCAACAAGACATTTGACCTCGGCAAACTCCATGAATTTTTCCAGGTCCTTGTCCAGTGCCTTGGCATCCAAAGGGACAATGACACAGCCTGCATAAACTGTAGCATAGTAGGTAATCACCCATGTTATGCTATTTCTACCGCAGACAGCAATTTTGTCCCCTTTCTTATAACCTCTTGATACAAAATGATTTGCCAATCCAACAATTTTCTGTCTGGCTTGATCATATGTCAATCTCCAGTCCTCGGGAACAAATTCCCGCAGGCAAGGACGTTCTCCATAGCGGTCCACACTGATGTCAAACATCTGTGGGAGAGTAGGCCATTTACCCTCAAACCATTTGTCATTACGATAGGCATCCAGGAACGCCCATGGGCAAAACTCTTTTTTCTTCGACATTAGTGCATCAACCCCATTTTTTCTTACAGTAACACCTTGTAGTGTCAATCTATCTCGATTATTACATGCTTTTCTTTACAAATCAATTGACTAATGTCAAAAAAAAACCGTTTTTCCTTAGTCAATACCTAAAAAAAGACAGGCTTAGCCTGTCTTTTTCCAACAAAACGGAACCAACTGTCAGTTAGGCAACAGTTTGTCCAATATTGAATAAAGACTTTCCTTGCTCATAGCACCGACAGATTTACCAAGATAATTTCCATCTTTATCAAGAAAAACCGTCGTAGGCAAACTATTACTGTTCACGATGTAATTGACATAACCCGGATCAAGATAGATATGGGCATCTGAGGGAAATGTCTTGGCGGCAAAATCAGTAATCGTCTGCTTGGTCTCCCTCGTACCATCCATGTTGTCAAAGAACAGGAACTTGACCTTTCCCTTGTAGTCTTTGCTGGCTTGGATAAAATCAGGCAACTCCATCTTGCAAGGCGGGCACCATGATGCAAAGCTGTTTATTACAGTAATGAGCCCTGGTTCAAGTTCATCACTGAAGTTTCCTGTCGTACCGTCAAGCCGGGTAATGGGAAAATCTGGAAATTTCTGCGAAGCAGTCTCAGCTTGTGTATCGCTAGCCTGTGTATTACTAGCCTGTGTATTACTAGCCTGTGAATTACTAGCCTGTGAATTACTAGCCTGTGAATTACTAGCCTGTGAATTACTAGCCTGTGAATTGCTAGCCTGTGAATTGCTAGCCTGTGTATCAACAGATGCTGCCTGTTGTGCCTGGGTATCGATCACCGGTTGTTCCGTTTGCTGAGAATCTGCCTTATTATCAGTCACTGTCTTTTCCGTTTCTGCCTTAATCGGAACAGTACTGTTGATAGGACTGAGAGTTATTTCAGGACTCTCAGAAGCCTTAAGCCTCGGATACACAACTGCCGCTATGACAAATACAGCTATGATGACTATAGCCGAAATGATAAAGCCCTTATGGGAAGGTGCCACTTTCTTATCTTTATCGTCTTTGTCTTCCATACTATGATCCATCTCCTTAAACCTAGAAAAGCATTGCCGGGGAATACCCCAGTACCATTACGATTCCCATTGCCAGCAACAGGATGCCACTGATCCTTTCCACTGCCACATAGTGCTTCTTGATGAATGAAAACGCACTCTCAAGTTGATTCAACAGCAAAGAGGACAGGGCAAAGGGCACTGCAAGACCCATGGCATATGCAAACAGAGAAAGCATGCCCTTGCCTACTGTTTCGGCATTGGCGGCCATCATCAGAGCAGAACCAAGGAACGGACCTGTACAAGGTGACCATCCTATTGCGAATACAAGCCCGAAAAGCAATGATGAAAGTACACCAAGTGACCGAGGGTTCTTGAACTGCAGTTTATACGTATTGCCCAAAACAGGCAAAAAGCCGGCACCAAGAAAGCCCAAGGACAGCAAAATGATCAATCCACCGCCAATTTTGTTCAGCGTAGCAAGGTGCCGGCTAAGATATGCTCCCAATGCAGTTGCCGTAGCTCCCAAAGCAACAAAGAAAAGGGTAAAACCGAGAATAAAGAAAACCGTATTTACCCATTGCCTTTTTTTCTGTGATCCTTCCGTAGCTACATCACCGGCTAAATAGCCGATATATAATGGTATCATAGGAAGTACACAGGGACTTATGAAACTGAGCAGTCCCTCAAGAAGTGCCGTTATATATGCCATACTGTAAACTTAGGCTAACAGTCCTGTTTATTCAGTGACAATGTCACCCATAAAACTTTTCTTCATCTGTTTCCAACTACCCAAACCAAGGAAAAAGAAGTATGCTTCTGCTATGAGCAGGCAAAGAAAGCAAACAGATGCAGAAGAACGCTTCAATGATTTCTACAGGCAACAATACCCAGACAGATGGGACTCTTTGAAAACTGCCATGCTTGAAGAGCATGCTCCTGTAGCTTTTCAAGAAGGACTGGAAACTCCCTATTACCTTGATTCTGCGTCCATACGATGTGCAAGGTTGCTTGGAACAGAAGCACAGGATTACGTACTGGATATGTGTGCGGCCCCAGGTGGAAAGACCTTGGTCATTGCCTCAACCTTGAAAGGAACAGGACGATTGGTATGCAATGACCGTAGCAGTACCAGAAGAGCCAGATTGCATAGGGTCATAGAAACACATCTGAAAGAAGTCTGGAGAACCAATATTACCATCCAAGCCCATGATGCTGCCCGGTGGGGACTGTATGAGCAGCAGATCTATGACAAGATTTTGCTGGATGCCCCGTGTTCCAGTGAACGCCACGTCCTCAAGGATGCCCATTATCTTGCACAATGGACACCAAATCGTCCAAAACGGCTTTCGGTCCAACAGTTTGCCATGCTGGCCGCTGCACTGGAAGCCGTAAAGATAGGCGGTACCATCCTCTATTCGACATGTGCAATCGCAAAAGAAGAAGATGAGGGTATCATCGAAAAACTTTTCAAAAAAAGGCCAGGACGTTTCAGACTGGTAGAAATTGATGAAGCAGGAAGCGAACCATGCAAATATGGCAGAATCATCCTTCCTGACAAAGCACAGGGGCAAGGCCCCATGTACTTCTGCAAGCTTGAAAGACTCAGCTGAGCCAGGAGGTAAGTACAGATGACTGATGTTGCAATCGTGCCTTGTGACAGTTACGAAGCAGACAAATTGAAAAAAGCCATTGAACTGGTCATAGAAAAGTCAGATTTTCCAATCGTCAAGGGAAAAAAGGTCCTGCTCAAACCAAACATACTTTCGGATTCGACCCCTGACCGAGCTATTACGACAAATCCTGCAATCCTCAGGGCAATGATTGAACTGCTCATAGACAAAGGGGCTGAGAAAATCGTCGCAGGAGATTCTCCCTCGATTCAGAAGAAAAACTCAAAACCCACAGCATGCGGTTTGTATCAAGTATGCGAAGAAAAAGGCATCGAATGGATTGATTTTACTCAATTTCCGGTAAAGAAGAAGCTTCCATACGTACACCATTCCATTCCTATGGCAGCGATCCTTGATGAAGTGGATGTAGTCATTGACCTCCCGAAGTTCAAGACACATGAACTCATGCTGATGACGGGAGCAGTAAAGAATTTGTTCGGAACTGTTCCCAGTCTCTACAAAAGTGCCCAGCATGTCCATCACCCGACTAGAGGTTCCTTCGCAAAGATGCTCTGTGGCATCTTCAGCCAAGCACATGTGGACTATGCCCTGATGGACGGTATCATCGGCATGGAAGGTGCAGGCCCTGCAAACGGCAAACCAAGGCAAATCGGACTTCTTCTAGGAGGAAAAGACTGCGTGGCAATAGATGTTGCAGCATCAACCATCATGGGATATGATCCCCTTTCCATCCCTACAAATGCCTTTGCATTGAAAAACGGCCTTACGGGACTTCGTAACTTAGAGGATATCCACTATCCTCTCCTGCATCCATCTGACATCATGATCAAGGATTTTCTCCGCTGCGGAGGAAAAAGCCTTGACAGCAGTGACAGGGAAGAAAACCTGAGACGTCAACCTCCGAGATTTATCGCTGACAAATGCATACGATGCGGACGATGCATAGAAATCTGTCCTGCAAAAGCCTTGGAATTGAAGGACGGGCATGTTGGACTGACAGCACAAAAATGCATCCGATGCTATTGTTGCCACGAAGTCTGCCCGGCCGGAGCAATTGAAATAGAGGAATAAGAAATGACAACATTATGTGATGAAGACCAGCAGAAGCTGCACAGTCTCTGCCAATCACTTGTACAGATTCCCAGTGTTACCGGAACGGAAACAAAAATTACCCATTTTTTGAAACAGGCCATGGAACAGGCCGGCTATGATGATGTCTGGATTGATGAAGTCGGCAATGTCATCGGCAAAATCAATGCCAACCAAGCAGGAGCAGCCAGCGTACTCTTTGACGGACATGTCGATACCGTAGCAGTTCCAAAGGAGAACGGCTGGACAACAGATCCCTTCGGGGGTACCATCAAGGACGGAAAGATCTGGGGCCGTGGCATCAGCGACATGAAAGGAGCCGTCGCAGCAATGGTCCTTGCTGTTGCAAAGGTGAAGCAACTGGGATTGCCCCATGGCGACCTGTATGTCAGCGGTACGATCTTTGAGGAAATAGCCGAAGGTTATACCCTCTCCTTCATCCTGCAGAAACTGCATCCTGACTACGTCGTCATCGGAGAATCAACAGGACTTCGGCTGAACATCGGACAGAGAGGCCGTGCAGAAATAGTCATGGAAACGCAAGGTAAGCCTGCCCACTCGGCAAATCCTTCTATCGGCATCAATGCCGTGCTTCTTATGCTCAGGTTGGTTGCACAAGTCAATCAACTGCCGGTCCCAACCCATCCCCTGCTAGGAAAAGGTGAATTGGTCTTGACGGATATCATCTCATCCCCTTATCCGGGAGCTTCAGTCGTTCCTGCAGCCTGCAGGGTAACCTACGACAGGAGATTGCTTCCTGGAGAAACAAAGGAAAGTGTACTGGCACCTATACAGTTACTTATTGAAAAACTTGAAAAAGAAGATCCGAAATTCAAGGCAACTGCAAGGATTGAAGGATTTACTGACAAAACCTATACAGGATTCGAAGTAAACCCAATCCGTTTTGCGCCTGCATGGGTAGTAAACAAGGACAGTACTCTGGTCAAAAAAGCTCTAGAAGCACTTGCCACAGCCCTTGGAAAAGAACCGGAGCTACATAGCTATTCATTCTGTACGAACGGCTCATCCTCATGCGGTATACTGAAAATACCGACCATCGGTTTTGGTCCAAGTGAGGAATATCTGGCACATACGGATGATGAACACGTAGAGCTTTCCAGCATTGACGGTGCCTACCTGGGGTACCTGCAACTTGCAACAGGCCTGCGATAGCGGAAGCTTCCTCTTTCCCCTTGCATTTCTGCAAGGGGAACCGTTATGCTCTCTTAGAGCCCGAATGGCATATGAGGATATTTTAGGTGCACGTGAATCTCAAAGCAGAATTGAACGACAAGCAGTATGAAGCAGCTTCTCTGACCGAGGGGCCGCTTCTTATCATAGCAGGTGCAGGAAGCGGCAAGACCAGGATGATAACATACAGGATTGCCCATCTGCTGGACCTGGGAATTTCTGAAAAGAACATACTTGCCCTTACCTTTACGAACAAGGCTGCAGCAGAAATGGCAGACAGAGTAAGGAAGCTT from Spirochaetia bacterium harbors:
- a CDS encoding YgeY family selenium metabolism-linked hydrolase, with amino-acid sequence MTTLCDEDQQKLHSLCQSLVQIPSVTGTETKITHFLKQAMEQAGYDDVWIDEVGNVIGKINANQAGAASVLFDGHVDTVAVPKENGWTTDPFGGTIKDGKIWGRGISDMKGAVAAMVLAVAKVKQLGLPHGDLYVSGTIFEEIAEGYTLSFILQKLHPDYVVIGESTGLRLNIGQRGRAEIVMETQGKPAHSANPSIGINAVLLMLRLVAQVNQLPVPTHPLLGKGELVLTDIISSPYPGASVVPAACRVTYDRRLLPGETKESVLAPIQLLIEKLEKEDPKFKATARIEGFTDKTYTGFEVNPIRFAPAWVVNKDSTLVKKALEALATALGKEPELHSYSFCTNGSSSCGILKIPTIGFGPSEEYLAHTDDEHVELSSIDGAYLGYLQLATGLR
- a CDS encoding redoxin domain-containing protein, producing the protein MEDKDDKDKKVAPSHKGFIISAIVIIAVFVIAAVVYPRLKASESPEITLSPINSTVPIKAETEKTVTDNKADSQQTEQPVIDTQAQQAASVDTQASNSQASNSQASNSQASNSQASNSQASNSQASNTQASNTQASDTQAETASQKFPDFPITRLDGTTGNFSDELEPGLITVINSFASWCPPCKMELPDFIQASKDYKGKVKFLFFDNMDGTRETKQTITDFAAKTFPSDAHIYLDPGYVNYIVNSNSLPTTVFLDKDGNYLGKSVGAMSKESLYSILDKLLPN
- a CDS encoding cytochrome c biogenesis protein CcdA, whose protein sequence is MAYITALLEGLLSFISPCVLPMIPLYIGYLAGDVATEGSQKKRQWVNTVFFILGFTLFFVALGATATALGAYLSRHLATLNKIGGGLIILLSLGFLGAGFLPVLGNTYKLQFKNPRSLGVLSSLLFGLVFAIGWSPCTGPFLGSALMMAANAETVGKGMLSLFAYAMGLAVPFALSSLLLNQLESAFSFIKKHYVAVERISGILLLAMGIVMVLGYSPAMLF
- a CDS encoding RsmB/NOP family class I SAM-dependent RNA methyltransferase, encoding MSRQRKQTDAEERFNDFYRQQYPDRWDSLKTAMLEEHAPVAFQEGLETPYYLDSASIRCARLLGTEAQDYVLDMCAAPGGKTLVIASTLKGTGRLVCNDRSSTRRARLHRVIETHLKEVWRTNITIQAHDAARWGLYEQQIYDKILLDAPCSSERHVLKDAHYLAQWTPNRPKRLSVQQFAMLAAALEAVKIGGTILYSTCAIAKEEDEGIIEKLFKKRPGRFRLVEIDEAGSEPCKYGRIILPDKAQGQGPMYFCKLERLS
- a CDS encoding DUF362 domain-containing protein — its product is MTDVAIVPCDSYEADKLKKAIELVIEKSDFPIVKGKKVLLKPNILSDSTPDRAITTNPAILRAMIELLIDKGAEKIVAGDSPSIQKKNSKPTACGLYQVCEEKGIEWIDFTQFPVKKKLPYVHHSIPMAAILDEVDVVIDLPKFKTHELMLMTGAVKNLFGTVPSLYKSAQHVHHPTRGSFAKMLCGIFSQAHVDYALMDGIIGMEGAGPANGKPRQIGLLLGGKDCVAIDVAASTIMGYDPLSIPTNAFALKNGLTGLRNLEDIHYPLLHPSDIMIKDFLRCGGKSLDSSDREENLRRQPPRFIADKCIRCGRCIEICPAKALELKDGHVGLTAQKCIRCYCCHEVCPAGAIEIEE